DNA from Fusobacterium sp.:
AGCTGCAATAAATCAAATTATTACACCTATAAAGAGTGAATATATAGTAAAACAAGGTGATACAATTTCTGAGATTGCTGAAGCAAACGGAATGACAATGAATATGCTCCTTGCTAATAATCCTAATGTTTCTGTAAAAAATTTAAAGATAGGCCAAAAATTGACTATTGTTTCTGAAAATGGAATATTTTATAAAGTTCAAAAAGGAGATTCTTTGTCTAAAATAGCTTCAAAGTTTAAAATGAAGCTTGATGATATAACAGCTTACAATAATGTAGATGCAAGAAATCTTAAAGTTGGACAAGATATATTTTTAAAAAATCCAGATATAAGAGTTCTTGCTAATTCAGGAAAAGGTGGAATAACAGTAGCTACAGCAGGTTTTAGATTTCCAGTTGAATATAAAGGAATAAATAGTCCATATGGGAGTAGATTTCACCCAGTTTTAAAAAGATATATATTTCATGCTGGAGTTGATTTGAAAGCTAGATATGTACCTTTACGTGCAGCCCAAGCAGGAAAAGTAAGTTATGCTGGATATATGAATGGATATGGAAAAATAATAATAATAAAACATTCTAGTGGCTATGAAACAAGATATGCTCATTTAGATAAAATTGGGGTAAAAGTTGGACAAAATGTTAATAAAGGTGAATTAATAGGAAAAACAGGAATGTCTGGAAGAGTAACAGGACCTCACCTTCATTTTGAAGTTAGAAAAAATGGAAAAACAGAAAATCCTATGAGTCATTTAACAAGAAAATAAAAATAAGAAAAGTCCTGTTAAAAACAGGACTTCTTTGTTTAGGAGATGGAAAATGAAAAAAACAAGAGAAGTAAAAGTAGGAAATATAATGATAGGTGGCAGCAATAATATTGTTATTCAATCTATGACTAATACTCTAACAAGTGATATAGAAGCTACTATAGCTCAAATAAAAAAATTAGAAGATGCAGGTTGCCAGCTTGTGAGAATGACTATAAATAATATGCAAGCAGCAGAAGCGATAAAAGAGATAAAAAAAAGAGTTTCAGTTCCTTTAGCAGCGGATATACATTTTGATTATAAACTTGCTTTAGCTGCTATGGAAAATGGGATAGATAAGCTTAGAATAAATCCTGGAAACATAGGTAATGATGAAAATGTAACTAGAGTAGTTCAAAAAGCCAAGAAGAAAAGTATCTCTATAAGAATAGGAGTTAATTCTGGTTCGTTAGAAAAAGAAATATTAAAAAAATATGGAAGTCCAACTGCAGATGCTATGGTAGAAAGTGCAATGTATCATATCGGTTTATTAGAAAAAAATGATTTTTATGATATAATAGTGTCTCTAAAGTCAAGTAATGTAAAAATGATGGTAGAAGCTTATAGAAAAATCAGCAAAAAAACAGATTATCCTCTTCATTTAGGAGTAACAGAGGCAGGAACAGCATTTCAAGGAACAGTGAAATCATCAATAGGAATAGGGTCACTCTTAATAGATGGAATTGGTAATACAATCAGAGTATCTTTAACAGAAGATCCAGTAGAAGAAATAAAAGTAGCAAAAGAGATTCTAAAAGTATTGGGATTAATAGAAACAGGAGTAGAGATCATTTCTTGTCCTACTTGTGGGAGAACTGAAATAAATTTAATAGGTCTTGCTAAAAAAGTAGAAAAGGAGTTTGGAAAAGAAAATCGTAAAATAAAGATAGCGGTCATGGGGTGTGTAGTAAATGGACCAGGAGAAGCTAGAGAAGCTGATTATGGTGTGGCTGGTGGAAAAGGTGAAGGAGTGCTCTTTAAAAAGGGACAAATTGTAAAAAAAGTAAAAGAATCTGAAATATTGATAGAATTAAAAAAATTGATAATGGAGGATGAAAAATAATGAAGATAAAATATTTAATTAGTTTATCATTTGTAATAGTTCTGACAGGATGTACTTCAATAAAAAGTAGCCATGAGATATCTCTTGATAAAATAGAAGGAAGAAAAATTCTTATTGTTAATTATGATAGAAATGAAATACAAAGTGTAGAAGTCAGAAAGATATTTTTAGATTCAGGAGTTCCCTATTATGTAGAACCTGGTGAATATAGACTTTCTTACACTGAAACTCCAATGATAAGAGGAATTATGGATTTTTCTTTTAGAAGAAGCAAGGGAGATAATGATAATGGTGGCGGAAGAAGTCATTTAAATAGAAATATCACTACTACAAAAATAATAAATGTTCAAGATGATACAACAGTAGATTTAGTGGGAAATAAATTTGAAATAAGTGTAGGTGGAAGAATAAACAGTAAAAAATCTTTTTAAAAACTAAACTTTTTTGCAACTTATATCGTCTAATTAATATAACAGTTTGTGAGGGATAAAAATATAATGAACTTTGATGAGATTTTTGAACAGTATTTTGATAGGATATATTACAAAATATTAGGTGTAGTAAAGAATCCTGAAGATGCCGAGGATATATCTCAGGAAGTCTTTATGAGTGTTTATAAAAATCTGAAAAAATTTAGAGCAGATAGTAATATCTATACTTGGATATATAAGATAGCTATAAATAAGATATATGATTTTTTCAGAAAGAGAAAAGTGGAGCTTGATATAAACGAAGAGATACTGGCTCTTGAATGTAATTCTGATATAGACACACCTCTTATATTAGAGGAACGGCTAAAAGAACTTTCTTTGCAAGAACGAGAGATAGTGGTTTTAAAAGACATATATGGTTATAAGCTTAAAGAAATAGCTGATATGAAAGAG
Protein-coding regions in this window:
- the ispG gene encoding flavodoxin-dependent (E)-4-hydroxy-3-methylbut-2-enyl-diphosphate synthase, yielding MKKTREVKVGNIMIGGSNNIVIQSMTNTLTSDIEATIAQIKKLEDAGCQLVRMTINNMQAAEAIKEIKKRVSVPLAADIHFDYKLALAAMENGIDKLRINPGNIGNDENVTRVVQKAKKKSISIRIGVNSGSLEKEILKKYGSPTADAMVESAMYHIGLLEKNDFYDIIVSLKSSNVKMMVEAYRKISKKTDYPLHLGVTEAGTAFQGTVKSSIGIGSLLIDGIGNTIRVSLTEDPVEEIKVAKEILKVLGLIETGVEIISCPTCGRTEINLIGLAKKVEKEFGKENRKIKIAVMGCVVNGPGEAREADYGVAGGKGEGVLFKKGQIVKKVKESEILIELKKLIMEDEK
- a CDS encoding M23 family metallopeptidase, whose translation is MKSKIKVFIILAVVFYFGIELASPFKEEVVDLKKFTDYYDTNEEINGGVTLLNDSFYTFEKEYNFANEYKPIGFDKKDDENTGTDREKIREAAINQIITPIKSEYIVKQGDTISEIAEANGMTMNMLLANNPNVSVKNLKIGQKLTIVSENGIFYKVQKGDSLSKIASKFKMKLDDITAYNNVDARNLKVGQDIFLKNPDIRVLANSGKGGITVATAGFRFPVEYKGINSPYGSRFHPVLKRYIFHAGVDLKARYVPLRAAQAGKVSYAGYMNGYGKIIIIKHSSGYETRYAHLDKIGVKVGQNVNKGELIGKTGMSGRVTGPHLHFEVRKNGKTENPMSHLTRK
- a CDS encoding RNA polymerase sigma factor, producing MNFDEIFEQYFDRIYYKILGVVKNPEDAEDISQEVFMSVYKNLKKFRADSNIYTWIYKIAINKIYDFFRKRKVELDINEEILALECNSDIDTPLILEERLKELSLQEREIVVLKDIYGYKLKEIADMKEMNISTVKSMYYKAIKDMGGN